AGGTCCCCATATACCCGACGATGGTCACCTCGTCGAGCCTTCTATTGGACTTCCTCAATACGATATCAATGGGCTTACCCGCCAGCACGGCTACTTCGATGTTCTCGTATCCAATGTAAGTACTGATCAATACCAGCTGGTTTTCGGGGACAGAGAAAGCGAAATGTCCGGTCGAGTCTGCACCGATACCGATAGTAGTTCCTTTCACCTGAAGGGTGGCCCCGGGTAAGCCATTGCCTTCCTCGTCCATCACGCGGCCGGAGATACGATACCTATGACCGGGAGATTCACTCCGGGCAACAGAATTTTTTGCGGAGTCAGCACCTTGGCGGGGTACGACCTTGATGATGCTAAGGTGATCCAGGACGATGTAATCGGCCTGCTGTTTTCCGAAAAGTTTGTCGAGGGCTACACGCAGCGTGATATTTTCACCTTCGAGCGTGGAAAGTTGTTTTCCATCTCTTGGGGTGTTGATCAGCCAGTGTGTTTGTCTTTCCAGTTCTTCCAGAATGTGGTAAAGTGGTGCATTCTTCTTCGAAATTGTCACTCGTTTTGTGTCCAGTACGGAGTTTCCAGGTTGTGCCTGCGTTCTTTCAGCACTGAACAATGACAAGTAAAGCAGCAAGAGATATAGGATGCTGGCATGTTTCTTCAGAAGTAGCGATAAGTACATGTCGTTCATCTAAAAAAATCTTCCCCTTTAATAAAAGACAAAGCTGATGAGGTCAAAGGATCTGGTTGTGTCGAAAAAAAACACGCTGGGGATACAATTTGTTGTTGAATTCTAATGGTTCAAATATTACAATTCTTTGGACAGCGTTTTCCGGTTCAACCTGTCAGCATTGCATATTAATATGAGTGTCATAATGAACATAAGCCATTTAGTTTGAATAAAAAAATATTTTCCTGACACTCTCTCATCGAAAAGCTACTTTTGTTTTGTCTTATTATTAAAGTCCCCTCACAGTAACCGTATTGTTACTGCCTATGAAACCCCTATTAATAATAAGAAGTAGCTAAAAATTAAAGAAGTAGCCAAACAAGTAAATACAAATGAATAGTACATGTTGGGAAACGAATAGTACACGTTGGAAAATGACTAGCAGAATAACGGTAAGAAAGGACCGGTTGGATTTCAGTTGATGATCGAAATGCCAATTTGAGGGCCATAGGAAGAGTATTCTACCTCATGCTGACCTATCAAATGCCAATTCCGGACCGGACCTGTAAAAACGCCCCGGAGCGGTGTGTTTTTCTTAAACCAACAAAAACATTCTGTAAACATATGGAGCACATCGAGGATGACCTATTACTGCTGGAACTACGTGAAGGCAGTGAAAGCGCACTGAATACGTTTTATAAGAGATACTCAAAGGATGTATATCTTCACGCGTACCGCAGGCTGCAAAACGCCGACGACGCAAAAGATGTGCAACAGGATGTCTTTGTCACTATCTGGCGTAAACGGTCTGACCTGGAGGATATCAGAAACTTCAGGAACTTCTTTGTAAAAGTTGCCATTAATCTTGCGCAGAATAAACTCGAAAAGAAACATACAGACATTATCAGGGAAAAAAAGTACATGATGGGTGGACCATTTATGGAAGACCCACGGCATGAAGACAGTTCAAAAATGGATGAACTCCTGGTCGCGATTGACACACATTTACCGCCAATACGTGCGGCGGCCATGAAGAAGGTCTATTTTGACCGGGAGAAACAACAAAAGGTCGCGAGCGAATTTGGCATCACGGTACCTATCTTAAGAGGCTGGATTGTCTCGTCAATTAAGATACTCCGCGAAAAGTTTAAAAAATAATCGCGCTCCTTCGTCAATTTCGAATTTTAGTTCTGTCTTTTAATTACACAACCATGGAAAATATGCCCTTGGAAATTGAGATCCTCATCATAGCAGAGATAGCGCAAACTATCACACCAGATGAGCAGAAGCGGCTGAATCAAATCAGAGATAGCGATCCTGCCGTCAGGCAATTCTCCGCAGAACTGTATCAATCACTCGGAGATGTGCAGACTGAAACCGAAGAACAAATGGATATCTCTGTGAAGAAAATAATTGCGCTTGCTGACGCACCACAAAGACGCAAAAGAAATATACTGGTGAAAGTCCGCTATATTCCTTTACTGCTGGCAACAGCAGCCTGTGTAGTGATTGCCGTAGTGATCTACGCAGTGATCAACATGAATGACAAAAAACAGGTACCTGTCTTCGCTGAACAGCAAACAGGGGAAGGTTATCTGTTTGATGGTGTTAAAAGAACAGCATTACAAAATAAAAAACTTACGCTCACCGGGGATGGCCATGTCTATCTTGACGGAGTGTTACAACAAATATCTACAGATAATAACAGCGTACAGCAGTTTGAAATCAATACCGGGAGAAAGAAAATTTTCTCCATTGAGTTGGCCGATGGAAGCTTCATCATTGCCAACGCAGGCTCCACTGTGAGAATACCCAGACAGTTCGACAGTAAGGAAAGAGCTGTCTTCATAAATGGGGAAGCCTATTGCACAATAGCACCCAAAGCCGGCCATCCATTCATTGTTAATTACCCAACAGGAAAGGTAGAGGTACTAGGTACTGAATTTAACATCAATACCTATGGATCGGAAAAGCCCAGCGTTGCTGTAGTTACAGGCAGCGTAAGAATGAACAACGAAGGAATAAGCAGACAGCTGAACAAAGGAGAAAAAGGTACATTTTCTAATGGTGGTTATGCCGTCAATACATTTGACGTAGAAGAAACCACCTCCTGGCAAAAGAACAAACTAGTATTCCAGAACGCCACTAAAAAGAATGTGGAAGACGCATTCGAAACTTTCTACGGGAAGAAGTTGTCTTTCGACAATTCCGTTCCTGATGGTCTGGGCAGGATCAATATTGTGCGGACAGACAGAGAAGAGGATTTCATCCTGCAGATTCCTTATCAACTCGACATCAGCGTCTCTAACGATGTATACTATGTCAAAATGAAATGATATTAGTTCCCATGATGTACATATTCACCTGATGAAAACGCTGTTTCCCTAGAAAGAGCTATCTAATTTGTAATGATTTTTCATCAACTCCATTGTCGCGTTAGCCTCAGATATTTAATATTTAGCTAGTAATCTCAGAGCTGGTAAGTTTCTTACCGGCTTTTTTTTGTTTGTCAGGCAGCCGTGCATTGCTGGAAGACCGCTCATTTTTTTGTAGGTTGCACAGCTTAAATAGCTGTTATGGAATATCTGACACCCGCTCAAGACGCACTGTTTGAGGAATTTAATTATACAGGATATCTGTTCTCTTCCGACAAGTCAAAGTTACAGCCAGCGGTGATCCATCACTTTCTTGATCATGATAGTTACTGGGCAAAGGGAATACCTCTTGATACAGTACTGACTTCCATCAAACATTCCATCTGTATAGGTATTTATGCCCCCAATGGTGAACAAGCCGGCTTTGGCCGCATGATCACAGACAGGGCCACCTATGGCTATCTGTGCGATATTTTCGTGCTGGAAGCACATCGCGGAAAAGGACTGTCCAAAGAACTGATGAAAGTCTTCTGCAGCCTGGCAGACCAGTTTGGTCTCAGAAGATTCACGTTAACGACCCAGACCGCTCATGATCTCTACAGGCAGACGGGATTCGAGGTATTCCCGCATCCTGAAAGGCTGATGAGCAGACCCGGTGTCGTCTATAAGCAGCATAGCTAAACGAACAGCTCATTCACGCTTACATCCACGGTTCGTATGCAGTAACGGTATATCCGGCCTCTTCCAGCAGCTCCAGGAGCTGCTGGAAGAGCTGTTCGTCCTTCTTCCCTCCTGTTATATGCAACCAGAAATGAGGTACCTTATCCGTCGTCTCTGTTTCTTCGCCGTCGTAATACTGTATCATCTTACGCTCGACCAGTTTGCTGGTGTTAAAAAGCAGCATACCATCTTTACCTAACGATCTCAGTAGCCGAAGGGGAACTGCCTGTTCTTCGACCCAATAGCCTTCTGAGCCGGGCGTCACCCCCTTTATAGTGACCGTCAGCGTACTGTCCTTAATCGCGAAAGGCCGGATGAGCGTCAGTGTGTCGTCGCTGCTGCCACGGGTACGCAGGTGTTCCTTCATTTCCTGACGGATCTGCTTGTTGAGTAACCGTTCCAGCTTCTGCAGGGATTGTGCTGAAGTCGTCTGCATGCCGGCACATGCGATCAGTAGCAAAAAGAGGCGGATAAACTGCTGTTTCATATTCATACAGGTAACAGGGTAAAAATGTAAAAATAGCAGCTGCAGGAGGATATACAATAGTCTTTTAGGGGCATTTCATATAGGCATGGTGACCGGTCGTCCCGGGTATCTTGATTTTGAATAAAAAACCTGTATTTTGTTTCACATATCACCCTTACTAATATATTCCACGATGAGAACATGCACTTGCCTGCTTTTGTTGAGCGTCCTACTGATTCACAGCGTCTTTATACAACAATCTGTCGCCCAGGAGGCCAAATTACCCACACAATGGACAAAGGAGGCGATGACATCAGTTGTGCCTTTCCCTGAATATCCCCGTCCGCAGCTGGAAAGGAAGGAATGGCTTTGCCTGAACGGCACGTGGGATTATATGGGAGGCAAACAGGTGGCCAGTGCCCTCCATCCTGTTAAGCCGGTTACTTTCAATGCACAGCCAGAGAAGATACGGGTGCCTTACTGTCCGGAGTCGGTGCTGTCAGGGATTGAGCGCAAACAGGAGATCAATATGTGGTATCGCCGGACGTTTGAGCTCCCCGCTGCCTGGAAAGGGAAGCAGGTACTTATGCACTTTGATGCGGTGGACCATGATGCGACACTATTTGTCAACGGAGAAAAAGCCGGATCACATGCCGGAGGCTATAGTTCCTTTCAGCTGAATATTACTCCCTTCCTGAAGGCAGGTACCAATACCCTGGTTGTCGCCGCGCATGATGCGAATGATGGCAGAACTCCTTCCGGAAAAAATGGTCCCCGTGGTGACTATACCTTTACGTCGGGGATCTGGCAAAGCGTATGGCTGGAACCCGTTAATGCGCATTACATTAAAAATATCCGGTTGTTACCTGACCTGGAGAACAGCCGGCTGGAAGTATTTGTAGATGCGGCTCCCGGACAGGTAACAGCTACCGCCACGGAAGGTAAAAAAGTCGTATCAGCAACGACAGGACGCGCCGGTACCAGGTTGTATATCCCCATAAAAGAACCCAACCTATGGTCTCCTGATGCGCCGTTCCTGTACGATCTGCAGATCACCCTGGCAGACAGCAAAGGACATATCACCGATGAGATCAGCAGTTATTTTGGCATGCGTGATATTAAGCTGGGGAAAGTGGATGGCGTCATCAGACCGCTACTCAACGGTCAGTTCGTCATGCAGGTAGGATTACTGGACCAGGGTTATTGGCCGGACGGTATCCTGACAGCTCCGACAGAGGAAGCATTAAAATACGACATTGAATTTACCAAGAAGGCTGGCTTCAATTTAATCAGAAAACATATGAAGACTGAGCCCAAACGGTTTTATTACTGGGCGGATAAAGTCGGGCTGCTGGTATGGCAGGATATGCCCGCCATCTGGTACCAGCATGAAGATACCGCCAGGAACAGAAGCGTTTTCCGGAAAGAGCTGCATGAACTGATCGACGATCTTTACAACGCGCCTTCTATCATTACCTGGGTGCCTTTCAACGAAAACTGGGGCGCCTTCGATGTAAAAGAGATCACCGACTGGGTGAAGCAGCTCGATCCGTCAAGACTGGTCAACGGTAACTCCGGCTTTAACAATAACCCTGACTATCAGCAACCAGCCGGTGATCCCGGAAATGGTGATTTTGTAGACACGCATATTTACGTTGGTCCGTATGGGGCCTCAAAACCTGACGGGAAACGTGCTGCGTCATTGGGAGAGTTTGGTGGTGTAGGTTTGTTCGTACGGGGCCATATGTGGCCGGTAGAGAACAATGCGTATGCATATGAACCTACTAAAGACCGGCTAACGGACAGGTACATACTCCTGATGGACCAGGTGGAACAATTGATGAAATATCAGGGCCTGAGTATCGCGATATACACGCAAACGACTGATGTTGAACATGAGGTGAACGGTATACTCACGTATGACCGGGCTGTTGAAAAAATGGATATCAAACGGGTGCGGGCAGTGAATGAAGCAGTAATTAAAGCTGCAAAAGATACAGGTGTTTTTTCAGGTGGTTCCCGCTCCGTAAGCAATTGATGGATGACCGGACCGGGGTTTATATAAACGACAGAAGCAAAACGGGGTTCTGCCAGTTTACAACAAGGGTGATGTGAGAAGATGTTTTATGCCATTCGCATCACAAATGCAATTTCGTCATCTCCTGGTCCGGTAATCGCTTCATTTGGTTATAAATGTGATTGTGTCCTTGCGTTATTCGGCGCATAATATGCCAAAAAACAAAAAAGGATCACATCTTACGATATGATCCTTTTAATTTTGTGACCTCGTCTGGATTCAAACCAGAAACCTTCTGATCCGTAGTCAGATGCTCTATTCAGTTGAGCTACGAAGCCATTCCCTCGTTGGGATTGCAAAAGTAGCTAAAAATTTTAAACCTCCAAAAAAATATTCCTGTTCTGCAAAAAAACTGCGATATCCATTTATTTTAATCAGTTAATTAAACTGACTTACAATAACTTACACCTCAAAGAGAACTACTTTCGCGCTCCTCAGCAACCCCAAACCTACCTCTTTCCAGTGAAAAAGCAAGCAAACAGATCATTTAGCCTATTTTTCAATTGGATGAAATAAAAAGAGGGACAATCCGCTCCTTTCTGCAAAAGCCATTAATCCGACATCACAATATCAACATCTGCAGAATTTACACGCTTTCATAAAAATACGAAATGTCGTAACGAAGCCTCATTCATTTTATTAAACGACTAATTTATAATCAACATTTTAATTGTTTGGTGCTAAAATTGACTACTCTGATTTAATGTAAATGCGATACGGTTAATTCAAACGTTTTAAATGGCCCGTCGAATACCGCATTTGAGATTTACCAAATAAAATAAACATCAAATTACTAAACAATGTCACAGCAAAACAAGAAAGGAGAAGGCTTCGGAATGCCCTGGGAAGATATCTATGGATATGCGCAGGCAATAAAGAAAGGAAATACTGTCTGGATTTCCGGTCAACTTGGTCATAACGAAAAAGGAGAACTGGCGGAGGGAATGGATGCCCAGATGAACCAGACCTATGCGAATATCAAAGCGTTACTATCACGATTTGGGATGACAATGGATAATGTTGTGGAAGAGGTTATTTATACAATGGATATGGCCACCGCATTTGAAGCAAGAAAAAACTTTAAAACGGTATACTATACTGACCCTAAACTGGTAGCGAGTACTATGGTCGGAGTAACAGCGCTTGCCTTACCAGGACAATTGGTGGAAATTAAAATTATTGCAACTGAATAATATACTTGTTGCCATTGTACTATCGGGGACGTCTATTAATAGGATGATCAGCCATTCAATATTATAGCGAAATCTTATCAAATGGATGCTTAAGAATGGTTTGGATGTACAATCCGAGCCATTCTTATTTTGGAATGCTGCCGGGCAGACAACAAAAAGGACAAGATGAAATTCATCTTGTCCTTTCTTCGTGACCTCGTCTGGATTCAAACCAGAAACCTTCTGATCCGTAGTCAGATGCTCTATTCAGTTGAGCTACGAAGCCATTCCCGTTTTGGGATTGCAAAGATGCACAAAAAATTTAAACTTCCAAAAAGAGTTGATTTTTTTTGCGTGTAACCGTTATATGCAGTCTATATATTCAGATTACATCCACATATGCAGATACTTCCCCCTGTCTTTGTACACTATGTGCCGTCACAATCATCGGTATTCGTACTAACCAAGGTATAGCATCCCGGAAATTACAGCGGCTCCAGCGGCAGCGGCACGATGAAGGCTGGCTTAAACACGGGCGTTGGCTGCCGTGCGTGCCACACTTGCCCTTATGCTGCATGATATACCGGAAAAGGAATTTAATTTTAAGTTCAACAGGTCGGCTTCCTCATTAAGAGATCGCAGTTAATCACTGGAACAGCATCTGCGCTGATGGCGTGATAATGATCTGACAGTTACTGCAGACGGACTATATCAGGTGGGGATAAAAATAAAAAGATCGTCTCTTACGGGACGATCTTTTTATGTTGTGACCTCGTCTGGATTCAAACCAGAAACCTTCTGATCCGTAGTCAGATGCTCTATTCAGTTGAGCTACGAAGCCATTCCCGTTTGAGGGGCTGCAAAGATGCACAAAAAATTTAAACTTCCAAAAAGAGTTTTATTCCTGTTAGTACATGCATTAAATATCAGGCCATAGTTATGCTTACAACAGCTAACTTTTGCTATCATCAAGGTGCTACAACAACCACCTTTATATCACCTTCCATCTGAAAGCGTGTCGATAATATTACCATCCTCCATAAATATAATTCTGTCTGTACGGCTGGCAAAATCCTGATCGTGCGTGACAATTAACACTGTCTGTTTACGCTCACAGGCCAACTGCCTGAAAATATCAAAGACGATCTCACTGTTCTTCTTGTCGAGATTGCCCGTTGGCTCATCTCCCATAATAATACAGGGTTCATTAATGAGTGCCCTGGCTATAGCCACCCGCTGTTTTTCGCCACCCGACAGCTGATTGGCTTTTTTATTTGCCAGTTTGCCGATGTCAAGTAGTTGCAGCTTTTCCATTGCCTGGTGCGCTATTTGATCCTGGGCATATCTGTTAAGTTTCAGCCCGGGTAACATCACATTCTGTAACACACTAAATTCATTCAGCAGATAATGAAACTGGAATACAAATCCGATCTTTTCATTTCTTATCCGGGCTAGTTCAGGCTCCGACTTATTCTTCATGGATACATTATCTATGAACAATTCTCCGTCATAATCCGTGTCCATAGTTGACAGGATATATAGTAACGTTGACTTACCACAGCCAGACTTGCCGGTTACTGTTACAAATTCACCCTGACTAACAGACAGGTTAATGTCATTCAACACTTTGACATCAACCGGATCATGGAAGAACTTGTCAATGTGTCGTGTTTCAAGAATAGTCCCGCTCATGGTCATTTCCCTCGGATAATGACTACCGGATCTACTTCACTTGCCTTCCCTGACGGCTGCCAGCCGGCCAGATAGGTAGATATCAGCGAAAATGTAAAACCGATAAAATAAATGAAGGGATTGTAGCTTACCGGATATGTTCTCATCGTTGGCAAAGATGCAGTTCTGAAGGGCAGCTGATCTATACCCAACGATGCAAGAAAACCGGCAATCAGCCCAGCCAGTCCTCCTGCGACGCCAATACTCATCGCAATAAAAATGAATATCCGTTTTACATCGCGCCCTGCAAATCCGGTAGCTTTCAGAATAGCGATGGAGTCCATTTTCTCATATATCATCATATTAAGTATGTTAAAGATCCCAAATCCTGAAACTGTAAGCAGGGTTACCCCTACAGCATAGGATATCAGTGACCGGATAAAACTGCCGGTCTCGAACTCCGCATTTAACATCTTGAGATCCTGTGCACTGACGTTAAAAAGCCGGCTATATTCCCTTGCGATGCCAGGGGCCGCGGCAACAACCTTTATTCTGAGCTGAATATCGGTAATGTAGTTAGCCGTTTTACCAAGTAATTTCTGGGCGGTAGGCAGGGAAACAAAACTCTGTACTTTGTCAAAATCCCGGATACCGGACTGCCAGAGTGCCACTACCTTCAGTGAAAAACGCTCGCCCTCTGCTGTGGTAAGCTGCACCATATCTCCAATATCAACCAACAGACTTTCCGCAAGGGCTTTGCCAAGGATAATCGTGTTAGGCGATCTCCCGATCAGAGAGGGATCGCCTGCTACTACATAATCTTCAAAATGGAACAGCGAACTTTCGAGACCTTCATCAA
The DNA window shown above is from Chitinophaga agri and carries:
- a CDS encoding RNA polymerase sigma factor, which translates into the protein MEHIEDDLLLLELREGSESALNTFYKRYSKDVYLHAYRRLQNADDAKDVQQDVFVTIWRKRSDLEDIRNFRNFFVKVAINLAQNKLEKKHTDIIREKKYMMGGPFMEDPRHEDSSKMDELLVAIDTHLPPIRAAAMKKVYFDREKQQKVASEFGITVPILRGWIVSSIKILREKFKK
- a CDS encoding FecR family protein; this encodes MENMPLEIEILIIAEIAQTITPDEQKRLNQIRDSDPAVRQFSAELYQSLGDVQTETEEQMDISVKKIIALADAPQRRKRNILVKVRYIPLLLATAACVVIAVVIYAVINMNDKKQVPVFAEQQTGEGYLFDGVKRTALQNKKLTLTGDGHVYLDGVLQQISTDNNSVQQFEINTGRKKIFSIELADGSFIIANAGSTVRIPRQFDSKERAVFINGEAYCTIAPKAGHPFIVNYPTGKVEVLGTEFNINTYGSEKPSVAVVTGSVRMNNEGISRQLNKGEKGTFSNGGYAVNTFDVEETTSWQKNKLVFQNATKKNVEDAFETFYGKKLSFDNSVPDGLGRINIVRTDREEDFILQIPYQLDISVSNDVYYVKMK
- a CDS encoding GNAT family N-acetyltransferase, which translates into the protein MEYLTPAQDALFEEFNYTGYLFSSDKSKLQPAVIHHFLDHDSYWAKGIPLDTVLTSIKHSICIGIYAPNGEQAGFGRMITDRATYGYLCDIFVLEAHRGKGLSKELMKVFCSLADQFGLRRFTLTTQTAHDLYRQTGFEVFPHPERLMSRPGVVYKQHS
- a CDS encoding glycoside hydrolase family 2 protein, which gives rise to MRTCTCLLLLSVLLIHSVFIQQSVAQEAKLPTQWTKEAMTSVVPFPEYPRPQLERKEWLCLNGTWDYMGGKQVASALHPVKPVTFNAQPEKIRVPYCPESVLSGIERKQEINMWYRRTFELPAAWKGKQVLMHFDAVDHDATLFVNGEKAGSHAGGYSSFQLNITPFLKAGTNTLVVAAHDANDGRTPSGKNGPRGDYTFTSGIWQSVWLEPVNAHYIKNIRLLPDLENSRLEVFVDAAPGQVTATATEGKKVVSATTGRAGTRLYIPIKEPNLWSPDAPFLYDLQITLADSKGHITDEISSYFGMRDIKLGKVDGVIRPLLNGQFVMQVGLLDQGYWPDGILTAPTEEALKYDIEFTKKAGFNLIRKHMKTEPKRFYYWADKVGLLVWQDMPAIWYQHEDTARNRSVFRKELHELIDDLYNAPSIITWVPFNENWGAFDVKEITDWVKQLDPSRLVNGNSGFNNNPDYQQPAGDPGNGDFVDTHIYVGPYGASKPDGKRAASLGEFGGVGLFVRGHMWPVENNAYAYEPTKDRLTDRYILLMDQVEQLMKYQGLSIAIYTQTTDVEHEVNGILTYDRAVEKMDIKRVRAVNEAVIKAAKDTGVFSGGSRSVSN
- a CDS encoding Rid family hydrolase, encoding MSQQNKKGEGFGMPWEDIYGYAQAIKKGNTVWISGQLGHNEKGELAEGMDAQMNQTYANIKALLSRFGMTMDNVVEEVIYTMDMATAFEARKNFKTVYYTDPKLVASTMVGVTALALPGQLVEIKIIATE
- a CDS encoding ABC transporter ATP-binding protein encodes the protein MSGTILETRHIDKFFHDPVDVKVLNDINLSVSQGEFVTVTGKSGCGKSTLLYILSTMDTDYDGELFIDNVSMKNKSEPELARIRNEKIGFVFQFHYLLNEFSVLQNVMLPGLKLNRYAQDQIAHQAMEKLQLLDIGKLANKKANQLSGGEKQRVAIARALINEPCIIMGDEPTGNLDKKNSEIVFDIFRQLACERKQTVLIVTHDQDFASRTDRIIFMEDGNIIDTLSDGR
- a CDS encoding ABC transporter permease — protein: MNLIVSIAWSLLLARWRQTLVAAIGVAFSIMMFVALLGFMSGLNEMMDSLFLNRTPDIRLYNEIRPMPLQPIAMSPSYRGGHHFIHSIKATGSRTGIYNSLAIMETLRRDDRVTGIVPKILTQAFFRQGAVDITATVSGIDEGLESSLFHFEDYVVAGDPSLIGRSPNTIILGKALAESLLVDIGDMVQLTTAEGERFSLKVVALWQSGIRDFDKVQSFVSLPTAQKLLGKTANYITDIQLRIKVVAAAPGIAREYSRLFNVSAQDLKMLNAEFETGSFIRSLISYAVGVTLLTVSGFGIFNILNMMIYEKMDSIAILKATGFAGRDVKRIFIFIAMSIGVAGGLAGLIAGFLASLGIDQLPFRTASLPTMRTYPVSYNPFIYFIGFTFSLISTYLAGWQPSGKASEVDPVVIIRGK